The following are encoded together in the Fundulus heteroclitus isolate FHET01 chromosome 19, MU-UCD_Fhet_4.1, whole genome shotgun sequence genome:
- the klhdc2 gene encoding kelch domain-containing protein 2: MAEREADMDEDAGEVPAGEGDNDSDREEDDRFFVWIGNEDMDEDDEDDEVEDEHPADTEAPESFELDTPAERSGHIAVVDRNIMYVWGGYKNGQSHGFFDLYLPRNEVWTYNMESGVWMKHVAGGNLHTSMSGSCGTCLDGVLYLFGGHHARGNTNRIYRLPLRAPSLVWEEMRDLKGLPPSSKDKLGCWVHKNRLVFFGGYGYAPQGSHRGTFHYDESSSLMWDSPGRGWNNHIHVLDLETSTWSQPITQGNTPSPRAAHACATVGNRGYVFGGRFKNYRLNDLYYIDLETWEWHEMSVPQHGPVGRSWHSFTPVSPDHIFLFGGFTTDRETLSDAWLYCVSRNQWRPFKHSHAQSPRLWHTACAGPDGEVFVFGGCANNLLSHQRAAHSNELLLFNVQPKSLVRFCMETVLQHSERLSGYWDCLPKHLLHSLKQRMSRVNTLGS, from the exons ATGGCAGAGAGAGAAGCAGACATGGATGAAGACGCGGGAGAGGTGCCGGCCGGCGAGGGCGACAACGACTCGGACAGAGAGGAAGACGACAGATTTTTTGTCTGGATCGGGAACGAGGACATGGATGAGGACGACGAAGACGATGAGGTGGAGGACGAACACCCGGCGGACACCGAGGCGCCCGAGTCCTTCGAGTTGGACACGCCGGCTGAGCGCAGTGGTCACATTGCTGTAGTTGACAGAAACATCATGTATGTGTGGGGCGGATACAAG AACGGCCAAAGTCACGGCTTCTTTGATTTATATCTGCCCAGAAATGAGGTCTGGACCTACAACATGGAGTCGGGAGTATG GATGAAGCACGTAGCCGGAGGAAACCTGCACACGTCCATGTCCGGCAGCTGCGGGACGTGCCTCGACGGCGTCCTCTACCTGTTTGGGGGTCACCACGCCAGGGGGAACACAAACAGG ATCTACCGTCTGCCTCTGAGGGCTCCCAGCCTGGTGTGGGAGGAGATGAGGGATCTTAAAGGACTTCCCCCGTCCTCCAAGGACAAGCTAGGGTGCTGGGTCCACAAGAACAG GCTGGTTTTCTTTGGCGGCTACGGCTACGCTCCACAGGGATCTCATCGAGGGACTTTCCACTACGACGAATCCTCCTCTCTTATG TGGGACAGTCCTGGGCGCGGCTGGAACAACCACATCCATGTCCTGGACCTGGAGACTTCCACCTGGAGTCAACCCATCACTCAG GGCAACACGCCGTCGCCCAGAGCAGCTCACGCCTGCGCTACAGTCGGCAACAGAGGCTACGTGTTCGGTGGACGGTTCAAG aactACAGACTGAACGACCTGTACTACATCGACCTGGAGACGTGGGAGTGGCACGAAAT GAGTGTTCCTCAGCACGGTCCTGTGGGTCGGTCCTGGCACTCCTTCACGCCGGTGTCACCGGATCACATCTTCCTGTTCGGCGGCTTCACCACCGACAGGGAAACGCTGA GTGACGCCTGGCTCTACTGCGTCAGCCGCAACCAATGGAGGCCCTTCAAGCACAGCCACGCCCAGAGCCCCAG GCTGTGGCACACGGCGTGCGCCGGGCCGGACGGAGAGGTGTTTGTGTTCGGAGGCTGCGCCAACAACCTGCTGTCCCATCAGAGAGCG GCTCACAGCAACGAGCTGCTGCTGTTCAACGTCCAGCCCAAGTCTCTGGTCCG GTTCTGCATGGAGACGGTTCTGCAGCACAGCGAGCGGCTCTCTGGCTACTGGGACTGCCTGCCCAAACACCTGCTGCACAGCCTGAAGCAGAGGATGTCCCGGGTCAACACGCTGGGCTCGTAG